The Budorcas taxicolor isolate Tak-1 chromosome 2, Takin1.1, whole genome shotgun sequence genome window below encodes:
- the MTX2 gene encoding metaxin-2 isoform X2: MCNLPIKVVCRANAEYMSPSGKVPFIHVGNQVVSELGPIVQFVKAKGHSLSDGLDEVQKAEMKAYMELVNNMLLTAELYLQWCDDATVGEITHARYGSPYPWPLNHILAYQKQWEVKRKMKAIGWGNKTLDQVLEDVDQCCQALSQRLGTQPYFFNKQPTELDALVFGHLYTILTTQMTNDELSEKVKNYSNLLAFCRRIEQHYFGKGSSSIRLS, translated from the exons ATGTGTAATCTGCCTATCAAAGTGGTCTGCAGGGCAAATGCAGAATATATGTCTCCATCTg GTAAAGTACCTTTTATTCATGTAGGAAATCAAGTAGTATCAGAACTTGGTCCAATAGTCCAATTCGTTAAAGCCAAG GGCCATTCTCTTagtgatgggctggatgaagtccaaaaagcagaaatgaaagccTACATGGAATTAGTCAACAAtatgctgttgactgcagag ctgtATCTTCAGTGGTGTGATGATGCTACTGTAGGAGAG ATCACTCATGCTAGGTATGGATCTCCCTACCCTTGGCCTCTGAATCATATTTTGGCCTATCAGAAACAGTGGGAAGTCAAACGTAAGATGAAAGCTATTGGATGGGGTAACAAGACTCTGGACCAG GTCTTAGAAGATGTAGACCAGTGCTGTCAAGCTCTTTCTCAAAGACTGGGAACACAACCATATTTCTTCAATAAACA GCCTACTGAACTAGATGCACTGGTatttggccatctgtataccATTCTTACTACACAAATGACCAATGATGAACTTTCTGAGAAGGTGAAAAACTACAGCAACCTCCTTGCTTTCTGCAGAAGAATTGAACAACACTATTTTGGCAAAGGCAGCTCATCTATCAGATTGTCTTAG